One Spinacia oleracea cultivar Varoflay chromosome 4, BTI_SOV_V1, whole genome shotgun sequence DNA segment encodes these proteins:
- the LOC110805375 gene encoding flotillin-like protein 3 has protein sequence MIIPVYKVAGPSEYLAITGWNIADIKLAKKALILPGQRQVRVNVSPVNYTFNVQAMSAEKLPFVLPAVFTIGPRVDDHDSLILYAKLMAPHDMSSNHVHELVQGIIEGETRVLAATMTMEDVFKGTKEFKKEVFDKVQLELNQFGLIIYNANIKQLVDVPGHEYFSYLGQKTQMEAANQAKVDVAEAQMKGETGAKLRQGQTAQNAAKIDAETKIIATQRDGEGKKEEVKIRSEVKIFENQKEADVAKASAELAAQKAGWSRAAQLAEVEAKQAVSIREAELQVEVEKKNALTRTEKLRADLLSKATVEYDIKVQEANRNLYNNQREADASLYKKQKQAEAEKASADAAFYTRQQAADAELYGKKKESEGIIALANAQGYYLNTLLKSLHGDYAALRDYMMINSGMFQEMGRINAQAVQGLQPKISIWSSGSATGPNLDGGSGSGGSMKSIAEVYSMLPPLMKTVHEQTGMLPPAWLGTLTDTNGDGTSDVAVAK, from the exons ATGATAATCCCAGTATACAAAGTTGCAGGACCATCAGAATACCTCGCCATAACCGGCTGGAACATCGCCGACATTAAACTCGCCAAAAAAGCCCTAATTCTCCCCGGCCAACGCCAAGTTCGGGTCAATGTCTCACCGGTAAACTACACCTTCAATGTCCAAGCAATGAGCGCCGAGAAACTCCCGTTCGTACTTCCGGCCGTCTTCACCATCGGCCCTCGTGTCGACGACCATGACAGCCTCATCCTCTACGCTAAACTCATGGCACCTCATGATATGTCCTCGAATCATGTGCATGAACTTGTACAGGGGATTATCGAAGGTGAAACCAGAGTTCTTGCTGCTACTATGACTATGGAGGATGTTTTTAAGGGTACTAAGGAGTTTAAGAAGGAGGTTTTTGATAAGGTTCAGTTGGAATTGAATCAATTTGGGTTAATCATTTATAATGCTAATATTAAACAACTTGTTGATGTTCCTGGTCATGAGTATTTTTCTTACTTGGGTCAGAAGACTCAGATGGAAGCTGCTAATCAGGCTAAG GTGGATGTTGCAGAGGCCCAGATGAAGGGTGAAACAGGAGCAAAGCTAAGGCAAGGACAAACAGCACAAAATGCAGCAAAAATTGATGCAGAAACCAAGATCATAGCAACACAAAGGGATGGAGAAGGCAAAAAGGAAGAGGTCAAAATAAGGAGTGAGGTTAAGATATTTGAGAATCAAAAGGAGGCTGATGTTGCAAAAGCAAGTGCTGAATTGGCTGCTCAAAAGGCCGGGTGGTCCAGGGCGGCTCAACTGGCTGAGGTTGAGGCTAAGCAGGCTGTTTCGATTCGAGAGGCCGAGTTGCAGGTCGAGGTGGAGAAGAAGAATGCTCTTACAAGGACTGAAAAACTTAGGGCTGATCTTCTCAGTAAAGCTACTGTTGAATATGATATTAAG GTGCAAGAAGCAAACAGGAACCTATACAACAACCAAAGAGAAGCTGATGCAAGTCTATACAAGAAGCAGAAACAAGCTGAAGCAGAAAAGGCATCAGCAGATGCAGCCTTCTACACTCGACAGCAAGCAGCTGATGCAGAACTCTATGGGAAGAAGAAAGAGTCTGAAGGAATCATAGCCCTCGCTAATGCACAAGGATATTACCTTAATACCCTTTTAAAGTCCCTTCATGGAGACTATGCTGCATTGAGGGATTACATGATGATTAATTCTGGAATGTTCCAAGAAATGGGGAGGATTAATGCTCAAGCTGTACAAGGTTTGCAGCCAAAGATAAGTATTTGGTCATCCGGGTCTGCAACCGGGCCCAACTTGGACGGCGGAAGTGGGTCTGGTGGGTCCATGAAAAGTATTGCAGAGGTCTATAGCATGTTGCCACCATTGATGAAGACGGTTCATGAACAAACTGGGATGCTTCCACCTGCTTGGCTTGGCACTTTGACTGATACTAATGGTGATGGTACTTCAGATGTTGCAGTTGCTAAGTGA